Proteins encoded together in one Streptomyces umbrinus window:
- a CDS encoding NADH-quinone oxidoreductase subunit G, translating into MTVTTSAPSGGGEAAIPPEDLVSLTIDGVEISVPKGTLVIRAAEQLGIEIPRFCDHPLLDPAGACRQCIVEVEGQRKPMASCTITCTDGMVVKTHLTSPVAEKAQKGVMELLLINHPLDCPVCDKGGECPLQNQAMSHGHSESRFEGKKRTYEKPVPISTQVLLDRERCVLCARCTRFSNQIAGDPMIEMVERGALQQIGTGEGDPFESYFSGNTIQICPVGALTSAAYRFRSRPFDLVSSHSVCEHCAGGCATRTDHRRGKVMRRLASPDPEVNEEWLCDKGRFGFRYAQQRDRLQTPLVRGESGELEPASWPEALEAAAQGLLAARSRAGVLTGGRLTVEDAYAYSKFARVALDTNDIDFRARVHSGEEADFLAARVAGRGRDLDGTGVTYTALEKAPAVLLAGFESEEEAPGVFLRLRKAWRGHGQKTFSLATHATRGLEKAGGTLLPAAPGTETEWLDALASGAGLEGDGARAAEALRTEGAVIVVGERLAAVAGGLTAAVRASTATGARLVWIPRRAGERGAIEAGALPSLLPGGRPATDPRARDEVTLAWGIAALPHRHGRDTGQIVEAAATGELSALVVAGVEVADLPDPPRAREALSAVGFLVSLELRPSEVTGLADVVFPVAAVAEKAGTFLNWEGRARLFESALKPEQLTRRVSPTDGRVLQMLADAMDVHLGLPDLRTARVELDRLGTWDGARATEPVETAAVLPRPAAGEAVLAGHRLLLDQGRLQEGDEALAGTRHAAHARVSAATAAEAGVKNGDLLAVTGPSGVVELPLQITEMPDRVVWLPLNSAGGGVASDTGALPGALVRIGPATLAAETPKEVEA; encoded by the coding sequence ATGACGGTAACCACGAGCGCTCCCTCCGGAGGCGGGGAGGCTGCGATTCCGCCGGAGGATCTCGTCTCGCTGACCATCGACGGCGTCGAGATCAGCGTGCCCAAGGGCACCCTGGTCATCCGCGCGGCCGAACAGCTCGGCATCGAGATCCCCCGCTTCTGCGACCATCCGCTCCTCGACCCGGCCGGCGCCTGCCGTCAGTGCATCGTCGAGGTCGAGGGCCAGCGCAAGCCCATGGCGTCCTGCACGATCACCTGCACGGACGGGATGGTCGTCAAGACCCATCTCACCTCTCCTGTCGCCGAGAAGGCCCAGAAGGGTGTGATGGAGCTCCTGCTCATCAACCACCCGCTGGACTGCCCGGTCTGCGACAAGGGCGGCGAGTGCCCCCTGCAGAACCAGGCCATGTCGCACGGCCACTCCGAGTCCCGCTTCGAGGGCAAGAAGCGCACGTACGAGAAGCCCGTGCCGATCTCCACACAGGTGCTGCTCGACCGCGAACGCTGCGTGCTGTGCGCCCGCTGCACCCGGTTCTCCAACCAGATCGCGGGCGACCCGATGATCGAGATGGTCGAGCGGGGCGCGCTCCAGCAGATCGGCACCGGCGAGGGCGACCCCTTCGAGTCGTACTTCTCCGGGAACACGATCCAGATCTGCCCGGTCGGCGCGCTGACCTCGGCGGCGTACCGCTTCCGCTCCCGGCCGTTCGACCTCGTCTCGTCGCACTCGGTGTGCGAGCACTGCGCCGGCGGCTGCGCTACCCGCACCGACCACCGGCGCGGCAAGGTCATGCGGCGCCTCGCCTCCCCGGACCCGGAGGTCAACGAGGAGTGGCTCTGCGACAAGGGGCGGTTCGGCTTCCGCTACGCCCAGCAGCGGGACCGGCTTCAGACCCCCCTGGTGCGCGGCGAGTCCGGTGAGCTGGAGCCCGCTTCCTGGCCGGAGGCCCTGGAGGCCGCGGCCCAGGGGCTGCTTGCCGCCCGCTCCCGGGCCGGTGTCCTCACCGGCGGCCGGCTGACCGTCGAGGACGCCTACGCGTACAGCAAGTTCGCGCGCGTGGCCCTCGACACGAACGACATCGACTTCCGCGCGCGCGTGCACAGCGGCGAGGAGGCCGACTTCCTGGCAGCCCGGGTCGCAGGCCGCGGACGCGACCTCGACGGTACGGGCGTCACGTACACCGCACTGGAGAAGGCACCCGCCGTCCTGCTTGCCGGATTCGAGTCCGAGGAGGAGGCGCCCGGTGTCTTCCTGAGGTTGCGCAAGGCCTGGCGGGGACACGGGCAGAAGACCTTCTCGCTGGCCACGCACGCGACCCGCGGCCTGGAGAAGGCGGGCGGCACGCTGCTGCCGGCCGCGCCCGGCACCGAGACCGAGTGGCTGGATGCGCTCGCCTCTGGGGCCGGCCTGGAGGGCGACGGGGCGAGGGCCGCCGAGGCGCTGCGCACCGAGGGCGCCGTGATCGTCGTCGGCGAGCGGCTGGCCGCCGTGGCGGGCGGGCTCACCGCCGCCGTACGGGCCTCCACCGCGACCGGCGCCCGGCTGGTGTGGATCCCGCGCCGGGCCGGGGAGCGCGGCGCGATCGAGGCGGGGGCGCTGCCCTCGCTGCTGCCCGGCGGACGCCCGGCCACCGACCCGCGCGCGCGGGACGAGGTCACGTTGGCCTGGGGAATCGCCGCGCTGCCGCACCGCCACGGCCGCGACACCGGACAGATCGTCGAGGCGGCCGCGACCGGGGAGCTCTCCGCGCTCGTCGTCGCGGGCGTCGAGGTCGCCGATCTCCCCGACCCGCCGCGCGCGCGTGAAGCACTTTCCGCGGTGGGCTTCCTGGTGTCGCTCGAACTGCGCCCCAGTGAGGTCACCGGGCTCGCGGACGTCGTCTTCCCGGTGGCCGCGGTCGCCGAGAAGGCGGGCACCTTCCTCAACTGGGAAGGCCGCGCACGCCTCTTCGAGTCCGCGCTCAAGCCCGAGCAGCTGACCCGCCGGGTGTCGCCCACCGACGGGCGCGTCCTGCAGATGCTGGCCGACGCCATGGACGTACATCTGGGGCTGCCCGACCTGCGCACCGCGCGTGTGGAGCTGGACCGGCTCGGCACCTGGGACGGGGCGCGGGCCACCGAACCCGTGGAGACCGCGGCCGTGCTGCCGCGGCCCGCCGCGGGGGAGGCCGTGCTCGCCGGACACCGGCTGCTGCTCGACCAGGGCCGTCTCCAGGAGGGCGACGAGGCACTCGCCGGGACGCGGCACGCCGCACACGCGCGCGTGTCGGCCGCCACGGCCGCCGAGGCGGGCGTCAAGAACGGCGACCTGCTCGCCGTGACCGGCCCCTCCGGAGTGGTCGAACTCCCGCTGCAGATCACGGAGATGCCCGACCGCGTGGTCTGGCTCCCGCTGAACTCCGCCGGGGGAGGCGTCGCCTCGGACACGGGCGCGCTGCCCGGCGCACTCGTCCGCATCGGCCCGGCGACGCTCGCCGCCGAGACCCCCAAGGAGGTGGAGGCATGA
- the nuoH gene encoding NADH-quinone oxidoreductase subunit NuoH: MTGNLAAPVYLAAEDLSMFGRDPWWLVVIKAVFCFAFLMITVLFSIVWERKVVAWMQLRIGPNRHGPWGMLQSLADGIKLMLKEDLIVKRADKVVYILAPIVAAIPAFMAIAVIPFGPADNQISIFGQRTTMQLTDLPIAMLYILAVASVGIYGIVLAGWSSGSTYPLLGGLRSCAQMISYEIAMGAAFASVFLYSGSMSTSEIVAQQQDRWYIILLPVSFLIYIVTMVGETNRAPFDMPESEGDLVGGFNTEYSSIKFALFMLAEYVNMVTVSAVSVTLFLGGWRAPWPVSTFWEGANHGWWPMLWFVIKVQLLLFFFIWLRGTLPRVRYDQLMKLGWKVLIPVSVVWLMCVATVRTLRNENYDFADIALYVAGAVLVLLLLSFIADMYRDRKDAQETPDEPVAFDPMAGGFPVPPLPGQELPPVPRRRPRRERELIVSGGVNTDSDGIDGPRDGKEASDG, translated from the coding sequence ATGACCGGAAACCTCGCCGCGCCCGTGTACCTGGCCGCGGAGGACCTCTCCATGTTCGGCCGCGACCCCTGGTGGCTCGTCGTCATCAAGGCGGTCTTCTGCTTCGCCTTCCTGATGATCACCGTGCTGTTCTCCATCGTGTGGGAGCGCAAGGTCGTCGCCTGGATGCAGCTGCGCATCGGCCCCAACCGGCACGGCCCCTGGGGCATGCTCCAGTCGCTCGCCGACGGCATCAAGCTGATGCTCAAGGAAGACCTGATCGTCAAGCGCGCGGACAAGGTCGTCTACATCCTCGCGCCGATCGTGGCCGCGATCCCGGCCTTCATGGCGATCGCCGTGATCCCCTTCGGGCCGGCCGACAACCAGATCTCGATCTTCGGCCAGCGCACCACGATGCAGCTCACCGACCTCCCGATCGCGATGCTCTACATCCTCGCGGTCGCCTCGGTGGGCATCTACGGGATCGTGCTCGCGGGCTGGTCCTCCGGGTCGACGTATCCGCTCCTCGGCGGACTGCGCTCCTGCGCGCAGATGATCTCGTACGAGATCGCCATGGGCGCCGCGTTCGCGTCGGTGTTCCTGTACTCCGGCTCGATGTCGACCTCGGAGATCGTCGCCCAGCAGCAGGACCGCTGGTACATCATCCTGCTGCCGGTGTCGTTCCTGATCTACATCGTGACGATGGTCGGCGAGACCAACCGCGCCCCCTTCGACATGCCGGAGTCCGAGGGCGACCTGGTCGGCGGCTTCAACACCGAGTACTCGTCCATCAAGTTCGCGCTGTTCATGCTCGCCGAGTACGTGAACATGGTGACCGTCTCGGCGGTCTCCGTGACGCTCTTCCTGGGCGGCTGGCGGGCCCCCTGGCCGGTCAGCACCTTCTGGGAGGGCGCGAACCACGGCTGGTGGCCGATGCTCTGGTTCGTCATCAAGGTGCAACTGCTGCTGTTCTTCTTCATCTGGCTGCGCGGCACGCTGCCCCGCGTCCGCTACGACCAGCTGATGAAGCTCGGCTGGAAGGTCCTCATCCCGGTCTCCGTGGTCTGGCTGATGTGCGTCGCGACCGTACGGACCCTGCGGAACGAGAACTACGACTTCGCCGACATCGCCCTGTACGTGGCGGGCGCGGTCCTTGTCCTGCTGTTGCTGTCCTTCATCGCCGACATGTACCGCGACCGGAAGGACGCCCAGGAGACGCCGGACGAACCCGTCGCCTTCGACCCGATGGCGGGCGGATTCCCCGTACCGCCGCTTCCCGGACAGGAGCTGCCGCCGGTGCCCCGGCGACGTCCGCGCCGGGAGCGGGAGTTGATTGTCAGTGGTGGCGTGAATACTGACAGTGACGGAATCGATGGACCTCGTGACGGAAAGGAGGCGTCCGATGGCTGA
- the nuoI gene encoding NADH-quinone oxidoreductase subunit NuoI, translating to MADEQKETKPGFQNPVAGFGVTFKAMFKKRLTEQYPEQPKTTAPRFHGRHQLNRHPDGLEKCIGCELCAWACPADAIYVEGAENTEEERYSPGERYGRVYQINYARCILCGLCIEACPTRALTMTNEFELADSSRANLIYTKEQLLAGLEEGMVESPHSIFPGMDEGDYYRGLVTEAAPGTVPQVAVSKGEKPEEEGADA from the coding sequence ATGGCTGATGAGCAGAAGGAGACCAAACCCGGTTTCCAGAACCCCGTCGCAGGCTTCGGCGTGACCTTCAAGGCCATGTTCAAGAAGCGGCTGACCGAGCAGTATCCGGAGCAGCCGAAGACCACCGCCCCGCGGTTCCACGGCCGGCACCAGCTCAACCGCCATCCGGACGGCCTGGAGAAGTGCATCGGCTGCGAGCTGTGCGCCTGGGCCTGTCCCGCGGACGCCATCTATGTGGAGGGCGCGGAGAACACCGAGGAGGAGCGCTACTCCCCGGGCGAGCGGTACGGCCGCGTCTACCAGATCAACTACGCCCGCTGCATCCTGTGCGGCCTGTGCATCGAGGCGTGCCCCACGCGCGCGCTGACGATGACGAACGAGTTCGAGCTGGCCGACAGCAGCCGCGCCAACCTCATCTACACGAAGGAGCAGCTGCTCGCCGGTCTGGAGGAGGGCATGGTCGAGTCACCGCACTCGATCTTCCCGGGCATGGACGAGGGCGACTACTACCGGGGCCTGGTCACGGAGGCCGCGCCCGGCACGGTGCCCCAGGTGGCTGTCTCCAAGGGAGAGAAGCCCGAGGAAGAGGGGGCGGACGCATGA